In Agarivorans gilvus, one genomic interval encodes:
- a CDS encoding DUF2947 family protein — protein MNYLPLSEHKKAWIFKRSDLPISESDAQAIKPMTEARATLLWKEQISKQVDHPDFFRKGDWPFSIETWSAQGNWEEVWDSEQADMPEELLTHLNWQDNTVVYYCNDQQSIIETTWAVFKRCWKNFLFMDDGALLIAKKRNEVAQFMANGTYRYGTKP, from the coding sequence ATGAATTACCTTCCTTTAAGCGAACATAAGAAAGCTTGGATATTTAAACGCAGTGATTTACCCATTAGTGAATCAGATGCGCAAGCGATTAAGCCAATGACTGAGGCGCGCGCTACCTTGTTATGGAAGGAGCAGATTAGCAAGCAGGTCGATCACCCAGATTTTTTTCGTAAAGGGGATTGGCCGTTTAGCATCGAAACATGGAGCGCTCAAGGTAACTGGGAAGAAGTGTGGGATAGCGAACAAGCTGATATGCCCGAAGAACTATTAACACATTTAAACTGGCAAGATAATACCGTGGTGTATTATTGCAACGACCAACAAAGTATCATCGAAACCACTTGGGCGGTATTCAAACGTTGTTGGAAAAATTTCTTGTTTATGGATGATGGCGCCTTATTGATCGCCAAAAAACGCAATGAAGTGGCCCAGTTTATGGCTAACGGGACTTACCGTTATGGGACTAAACCCTAG
- the kdsB gene encoding 3-deoxy-manno-octulosonate cytidylyltransferase: protein MSFVVVIPARYQSSRLPGKPLQDIAGKSMIERVYLQAKQSGAERVVIATDDKRIVDAANDFGAEVVLTATTHESGTERLAEVCQKLNFADDTIVVNVQGDEPLIPPAVVSQVAQLLVEAPEVKMASLSVPIDEPEDILDPNVVKVVCDKQQHALYFSRAAVPFERDGNWSNEHYSRHIGIYAYRAHFIGEYIQLAPSPLEKIEKLEQLRVLWHGEKIKMARASEIPAHGVDTPEDLAKVRALFN from the coding sequence ATGAGTTTTGTTGTCGTTATTCCTGCGCGTTATCAGTCGAGTCGCTTACCCGGTAAACCGCTGCAGGATATTGCTGGCAAATCCATGATAGAGCGGGTTTATCTGCAGGCCAAACAATCTGGTGCTGAGCGGGTGGTGATTGCCACCGATGATAAGCGCATTGTGGATGCGGCAAATGATTTTGGGGCCGAAGTGGTACTCACTGCTACAACCCATGAGTCGGGCACTGAACGTTTGGCGGAAGTATGTCAAAAACTGAACTTTGCCGATGATACCATTGTGGTAAACGTGCAAGGGGATGAGCCTTTAATTCCCCCTGCGGTGGTTAGCCAAGTGGCGCAGCTATTAGTAGAAGCGCCTGAGGTTAAAATGGCCAGTTTGTCTGTTCCCATTGACGAGCCAGAAGATATTCTGGACCCCAATGTGGTGAAAGTAGTGTGTGATAAACAGCAACATGCCTTGTATTTTAGTCGTGCAGCCGTGCCTTTCGAGCGGGATGGTAATTGGAGTAATGAGCATTATTCTCGGCATATTGGTATTTATGCTTACCGCGCTCATTTCATCGGCGAGTATATTCAGTTAGCTCCGTCGCCACTTGAAAAAATAGAGAAGCTTGAGCAGTTGCGAGTACTTTGGCACGGTGAAAAAATTAAGATGGCACGCGCCTCTGAAATACCAGCCCATGGGGTGGATACGCCAGAGGACTTAGCCAAAGTGCGTGCCTTGTTTAATTAG
- a CDS encoding Trm112 family protein: MSVEHNVLEIVACPLCKGKLHYDKPNNELVCKFDRLAYPINDAIPVLLVNEAREMSANELPQ; encoded by the coding sequence ATGTCAGTAGAACATAACGTATTAGAAATTGTGGCCTGTCCTCTGTGCAAAGGAAAACTGCACTATGACAAGCCAAATAACGAATTGGTTTGCAAGTTTGACCGTTTGGCTTATCCGATCAACGATGCTATTCCAGTATTGTTGGTTAATGAAGCGCGTGAAATGTCCGCTAACGAGTTACCACAATGA
- a CDS encoding DNA internalization-related competence protein ComEC/Rec2, with protein sequence MNAFLLASLLAMTSSLVWPSLLSLPLLYVSCVALAALLWKRKLWAAGFIFGLCWIGVHGIYYQSWGLAIQQKTANSSILGKVLAVDNNQYWQKITVEIDLVNAKHSIAWWKPKLILYSALKKPATSLQVGQVIHGTAKLKPAYANVNPAGFNYARWLLSKNIVGRGSLLDFQVIDASSEWREPALQLMAEKLKAYQHGGEILALMVGDKRLLSQSRISLYQRSGLGHLFVLSGLHLGIAAFWSWLLFRGFCRGVKLRSESLPLLLSLLSCLLYCWLANWPLSMMRAWLMYACLLLFFLLGERRRPVSALLVSAFIIMLLWPFSLYNNGFWLSYIAVSVVLLCLWWGSRSKWQSLLVIQFALGLVMLPVQVMMFGVVPSFALVLNLVAVPLFSSLLVPLTLLLGMLSFSPWFEALAGIVDSLFSLLYGAIVYFESKQTLSFSSPALLSGLLLLMPSFILALLVLPKAVSRVFLLASLLLPSMLGLSHSTQSWQVYVLDVGQGLAVVVMHQGEALIYDTGPRYRSGFNHAQATLLPLLANLSVKRVRDIVISHGDNDHAGARLVLEQAFPEAEHHYGRDPRLPSSGCSGAEQWGRLSLSYYMAELGDGNNGSCVLLIDDGQYRLLLSGDIEAKAEQQLLEQGLGKVSFLLSPHHGSASSSSKAFVEALQAEVVIHSSGAFNRFNFPADEVLARYADSQQFITGRDGAIRLNIDERAYQVHLERYRAASPWYQQIISW encoded by the coding sequence ATGAATGCCTTTTTACTAGCCAGTTTGCTAGCAATGACTTCGTCGTTAGTCTGGCCAAGCTTGCTTAGCCTGCCTCTTTTATATGTTAGCTGTGTTGCACTGGCTGCTTTACTGTGGAAAAGAAAGCTTTGGGCTGCTGGCTTCATATTTGGGCTATGTTGGATTGGTGTACACGGCATCTATTATCAATCATGGGGGCTCGCTATCCAACAAAAAACGGCCAACTCTAGCATACTTGGTAAAGTCTTGGCAGTTGATAATAATCAATACTGGCAAAAAATCACCGTAGAAATTGATCTGGTTAATGCTAAACATAGTATAGCGTGGTGGAAGCCTAAATTAATTTTATATTCTGCGCTTAAAAAGCCAGCAACATCCTTGCAAGTGGGTCAAGTTATTCATGGAACGGCCAAGCTGAAGCCCGCTTATGCTAACGTTAATCCCGCAGGGTTTAACTATGCCAGATGGCTGTTATCAAAAAATATTGTAGGGCGTGGCAGTTTGCTTGACTTTCAAGTCATCGATGCGAGTAGTGAGTGGCGAGAGCCTGCGCTGCAGTTGATGGCTGAGAAGTTAAAAGCTTATCAGCATGGCGGCGAGATCTTGGCTCTGATGGTGGGGGATAAACGCTTATTAAGCCAGTCACGGATTAGTCTCTATCAACGTTCCGGTTTAGGTCACTTATTTGTTTTATCCGGCTTGCACCTTGGCATTGCCGCATTTTGGTCTTGGTTGTTGTTTCGAGGGTTTTGTCGTGGTGTAAAACTTCGCTCTGAATCGCTGCCTTTGTTACTTAGTTTGTTGAGCTGTTTACTCTACTGTTGGCTGGCGAACTGGCCGCTGTCAATGATGCGTGCTTGGTTAATGTATGCTTGTTTGTTGTTGTTCTTCCTGCTGGGTGAGCGACGCCGCCCTGTTAGCGCACTGTTGGTGAGTGCTTTTATTATTATGCTGCTTTGGCCGTTTAGCCTATACAACAACGGCTTTTGGTTATCGTATATTGCCGTTAGTGTGGTTTTATTGTGTTTATGGTGGGGAAGTCGCAGTAAGTGGCAAAGCTTACTGGTTATTCAGTTTGCTCTAGGTCTGGTGATGCTGCCGGTGCAAGTGATGATGTTTGGGGTAGTGCCCAGCTTCGCCTTAGTACTTAACTTGGTTGCGGTGCCTTTATTTAGCTCTTTGTTAGTCCCTCTCACCTTGTTATTAGGAATGTTGAGCTTCAGCCCTTGGTTTGAAGCTCTTGCGGGCATTGTAGATAGTCTATTTAGCCTGTTATATGGCGCTATAGTTTATTTTGAATCAAAGCAAACGCTTAGTTTTAGCAGTCCGGCCTTGCTAAGCGGCCTACTGCTGCTTATGCCTAGCTTTATTCTGGCGCTATTGGTGTTACCTAAAGCAGTTTCTAGAGTATTTCTACTGGCCTCATTATTATTGCCTTCGATGCTTGGCCTGAGCCATTCGACTCAATCTTGGCAGGTTTATGTGTTAGATGTGGGGCAAGGTTTAGCGGTGGTAGTGATGCATCAAGGTGAGGCGCTGATTTATGATACTGGCCCTCGTTATCGTAGTGGTTTTAACCATGCGCAAGCTACCTTGCTTCCTTTGTTAGCCAATCTCTCGGTAAAGCGGGTTCGCGATATTGTGATTAGTCATGGCGATAACGACCATGCTGGCGCACGTTTAGTATTAGAACAAGCCTTTCCTGAGGCAGAGCATCACTATGGTAGGGATCCGCGTTTGCCATCAAGTGGTTGCAGCGGAGCAGAACAATGGGGGCGTTTATCTCTTTCTTATTATATGGCCGAGTTAGGTGATGGTAACAATGGCTCATGTGTATTGTTGATAGATGATGGCCAATACCGCTTGTTACTGAGTGGCGATATCGAAGCAAAAGCCGAGCAACAGTTGCTTGAGCAAGGGTTAGGCAAAGTGAGTTTTTTGCTTAGCCCACATCATGGTAGTGCTAGCTCGTCTTCTAAAGCTTTTGTTGAGGCCTTGCAAGCCGAAGTAGTGATCCACAGCAGTGGCGCGTTTAACCGTTTTAATTTTCCGGCAGATGAGGTACTGGCTCGGTATGCAGACAGCCAACAATTTATTACTGGGCGGGACGGTGCCATTCGACTCAATATTGATGAACGAGCATATCAAGTGCATCTAGAGCGTTATCGAGCGGCGAGTCCATGGTATCAACAAATCATCAGTTGGTGA
- a CDS encoding DUF2062 domain-containing protein encodes MPKKTIQRFIPKTEDLKASKHLKFFGEWLHNPNLWHLNRRSAAGAFAIGLFVAFIPLPSQMIIAAALAILFKVNLPLSVALVWVSNPFTIPAIFYFCYLVGASILGKAITQVHIEFSWEGIEHLIATVGPSFLLGSLVCGIFFSICGYFSINALWRYSVRRRYRKRR; translated from the coding sequence ATGCCAAAAAAGACGATACAACGATTTATTCCTAAGACTGAAGACTTGAAAGCCAGCAAGCATCTTAAGTTCTTTGGAGAATGGCTACACAACCCTAATTTATGGCATTTAAATCGTCGCTCCGCTGCTGGTGCCTTTGCTATTGGGTTATTTGTTGCCTTTATTCCACTGCCCTCCCAAATGATTATTGCTGCTGCGCTAGCGATATTATTTAAAGTTAATCTTCCCTTATCGGTGGCCTTAGTGTGGGTGTCCAACCCGTTTACCATCCCCGCTATTTTTTATTTTTGTTATCTGGTTGGAGCCTCAATCTTGGGTAAAGCCATTACCCAAGTGCATATAGAGTTTTCTTGGGAAGGCATAGAACATCTGATCGCCACCGTTGGCCCCTCGTTTTTACTAGGCAGTTTAGTTTGCGGCATATTCTTCTCAATATGCGGCTACTTTTCAATTAACGCTCTGTGGCGTTACTCCGTTAGACGCCGCTACCGCAAACGTCGTTAA
- the lolE gene encoding lipoprotein-releasing ABC transporter permease subunit LolE, producing MRLPLSCFIGLRYHRANNSNGFISFISASSTLGIVLGVAVLIIGLSVMNGFERELRERFLAIVSHGELEAVNPPLSDHQHLLEAARAEPHVLGAAAYIQFSALIQKGKKMKAMALKGIDPETEKTVTSLHQYVGDEAWQALSENQPQLILGAGIAKHLGITIGEQVTLLLPKPQQQHLSSPQRVRVKVVGLMRAGGQLDNQLGFINLAYAQQLSQWQEGVTGISLKVDQPLFADEIVRSVAKTFPQLVFIKSWTRQYGYLYQDIQLVRTIMYAIMLLIVAVASFNIVSTLILAVSEKRGDIAILKTMGASDPTLLRSFVVYGSYNGILGCLWGAVFGVLGSLGLPHLVGWLEQALGHSLLSADIYFIDFLPAKLLWSDVFVVVVAALILSMLATIWPAWQATRVKPAQELG from the coding sequence ATGCGCTTGCCTTTATCGTGTTTCATTGGCCTGCGTTATCACCGTGCTAACAATAGCAACGGTTTTATTTCGTTTATCTCGGCCTCTTCCACACTGGGTATTGTATTAGGTGTGGCGGTGTTGATTATTGGTTTGTCGGTAATGAACGGCTTTGAGCGAGAATTACGAGAACGCTTTTTAGCCATTGTTAGCCATGGTGAACTAGAAGCGGTTAACCCTCCTTTAAGCGATCATCAACATTTACTTGAAGCAGCACGCGCAGAACCCCACGTATTGGGGGCTGCCGCCTACATCCAATTTAGCGCCTTGATCCAAAAAGGTAAGAAGATGAAAGCGATGGCGCTAAAGGGGATCGATCCTGAAACTGAAAAAACCGTGACCAGTTTACATCAGTACGTGGGGGATGAGGCTTGGCAGGCCCTGTCTGAAAACCAGCCACAACTGATACTTGGTGCAGGTATTGCTAAACATTTGGGCATCACAATTGGCGAGCAAGTCACGCTATTGTTGCCTAAGCCACAGCAGCAACATCTTAGTTCGCCACAACGGGTAAGGGTTAAAGTGGTTGGTTTGATGCGGGCTGGTGGGCAGCTGGATAATCAATTAGGTTTTATTAACTTGGCCTATGCGCAGCAGCTCAGCCAGTGGCAAGAGGGGGTGACTGGCATCAGTTTAAAAGTTGACCAGCCTTTATTCGCCGATGAGATTGTGCGTTCGGTGGCAAAGACTTTCCCCCAATTAGTTTTTATTAAAAGTTGGACTCGCCAATACGGGTATTTGTACCAAGATATTCAATTAGTTCGCACCATTATGTACGCCATTATGCTGTTAATTGTGGCGGTGGCCAGCTTCAATATTGTGTCCACGCTAATTTTAGCGGTGAGTGAGAAACGCGGTGATATTGCGATATTAAAAACCATGGGGGCATCGGATCCCACCTTGCTGCGCAGTTTTGTGGTTTATGGCTCTTACAATGGGATTCTAGGCTGCCTTTGGGGCGCTGTTTTCGGTGTGTTAGGGAGTTTGGGCTTGCCTCATTTAGTGGGCTGGCTAGAGCAAGCCTTAGGCCATAGTTTGTTATCGGCTGACATCTATTTCATCGACTTTTTGCCAGCCAAGTTACTGTGGAGCGATGTGTTTGTGGTGGTGGTTGCCGCTTTAATTTTAAGTATGTTAGCTACAATATGGCCAGCCTGGCAGGCGACTAGAGTGAAACCTGCCCAAGAGTTGGGGTAA
- the lolD gene encoding lipoprotein-releasing ABC transporter ATP-binding protein LolD — protein sequence MSEQSAQPVLVATNICKTYQDGKQLTEVLHGVDFAVQSGEAVAIVGSSGSGKSTLLHILGGLDDANQGEVSIEGQSLAGLSSKQLAKLRNQKLGFIYQFHHLLGEFSALENVAMPLLIAGVAKTAAYQQAQALLERVGLGHRLKHRPAELSGGERQRTAIARALVNQPSLVLADEPTGNLDSHSTESIYQLILELNRDLNTAFVVVTHDLALAAKFSRQAHMQDGHFVSKAD from the coding sequence ATGAGTGAGCAAAGCGCTCAGCCCGTTTTAGTGGCAACTAATATTTGTAAAACTTACCAAGATGGCAAGCAGTTAACCGAGGTATTGCACGGTGTCGACTTCGCGGTTCAGTCTGGTGAAGCGGTGGCCATTGTGGGTAGCTCTGGTTCTGGTAAAAGTACCTTATTGCATATTCTCGGCGGCCTTGATGATGCCAATCAAGGAGAGGTGAGTATCGAAGGACAAAGCCTAGCGGGCTTAAGCAGTAAACAATTGGCTAAACTACGTAATCAAAAACTGGGTTTTATTTATCAGTTTCATCATCTATTGGGTGAGTTTTCCGCCTTAGAAAATGTAGCCATGCCTTTATTAATCGCAGGCGTCGCCAAGACTGCAGCCTATCAACAGGCGCAAGCCTTGTTAGAACGAGTAGGCTTGGGGCACCGTTTAAAACATCGTCCTGCTGAACTCTCTGGCGGAGAACGCCAGCGCACCGCCATTGCTCGCGCTTTGGTTAACCAACCCAGCTTGGTATTGGCTGATGAACCCACCGGCAACCTAGACAGCCATAGCACCGAGTCGATTTACCAACTTATTTTAGAGCTTAACCGTGATTTGAATACTGCTTTTGTAGTGGTGACCCACGACTTGGCTTTGGCCGCGAAATTCTCTCGTCAAGCGCATATGCAAGACGGTCATTTTGTTAGCAAGGCAGATTAG
- a CDS encoding lipoprotein-releasing ABC transporter permease subunit — protein MISAFFKSLGMSVASMKLIGFIAWRFSRGAKQQRFASFVSWFSTLGITLGVAALITVISVMNGFEQQLKQRILNLVPHLTLAAEQPIPPQLSGYAHAPLVLSEVVLQSTSNLHAAMMQGIDVNAQADAELLRDKMLIGDLDALQPGSYKVVIGIGVANALGVRLGDNIRLLATDRLVYTPLGEMPSQRNFQVAGIFEFAAEVDKQFILVNQQDSARLLRSPLTKVSQQRIYLDDPFKIETLAASLHKAGVEFQDWRRFYGELFAAVKMEKNMMGMLFCLIIAVAAFNILSSLVMMVGEKRSDVAILQTLGLSRTKVVMVFVTQGAWSGCVGAAVGALSGYALSANINPVMSALGLNFAANFGGAGLPVVLRSEQILFITTAAMLLSIVATIYPAWQASKIHPAEALRYE, from the coding sequence ATGATTAGCGCGTTTTTTAAAAGCTTAGGGATGTCCGTTGCTTCGATGAAATTGATTGGCTTTATAGCATGGCGGTTCTCACGCGGAGCCAAACAGCAACGTTTTGCGTCATTTGTTAGTTGGTTTTCGACGCTGGGGATTACCCTAGGCGTAGCTGCCTTAATTACTGTTATTTCGGTGATGAATGGCTTTGAGCAGCAGCTGAAACAACGCATACTTAATCTTGTTCCCCACCTGACTTTGGCTGCTGAACAGCCGATTCCCCCGCAACTTTCGGGTTATGCTCATGCACCTTTGGTGCTTAGTGAAGTGGTATTGCAAAGCACCTCTAATTTACATGCCGCGATGATGCAAGGCATTGATGTGAATGCTCAAGCCGATGCCGAGCTGCTTCGTGATAAAATGCTGATAGGGGATTTAGATGCCCTACAACCGGGCAGTTATAAGGTGGTGATTGGCATTGGTGTTGCCAATGCCTTGGGCGTGCGCCTAGGCGATAATATTCGTTTATTGGCCACCGATCGCTTGGTCTATACCCCGCTAGGGGAAATGCCCTCGCAGCGTAATTTTCAGGTTGCCGGTATTTTTGAATTTGCCGCCGAAGTGGATAAGCAATTCATATTAGTTAATCAACAAGACAGTGCCAGATTACTGCGTTCTCCTTTAACTAAGGTGAGCCAGCAGCGCATCTATTTAGACGACCCCTTTAAGATTGAAACCCTCGCCGCTAGCTTGCACAAGGCCGGGGTAGAGTTTCAAGATTGGCGTCGTTTCTATGGGGAACTATTCGCCGCGGTGAAAATGGAAAAGAACATGATGGGGATGTTGTTTTGCCTGATTATTGCCGTGGCTGCATTTAATATTTTATCCAGTCTAGTCATGATGGTGGGTGAAAAACGTAGCGACGTTGCTATTTTACAAACCTTGGGTTTGTCACGCACCAAGGTGGTGATGGTGTTTGTTACCCAAGGGGCCTGGAGTGGTTGTGTTGGGGCTGCGGTTGGCGCCTTAAGCGGTTATGCCTTAAGCGCCAATATTAACCCGGTGATGTCAGCTTTGGGCTTAAACTTTGCCGCTAATTTTGGTGGCGCGGGCTTGCCGGTAGTACTGCGTAGCGAGCAGATTTTATTTATCACCACTGCAGCGATGTTGCTCAGCATTGTGGCAACCATTTATCCGGCTTGGCAAGCCAGTAAGATTCATCCAGCAGAGGCTCTTAGATATGAGTGA
- a CDS encoding CsiV family protein translates to MRLILKSALQLCSLAVITLSSIPSFAEEPRWFDIEVIFFKRNIDVASTQEYWPQPQQINVNTSEPLLGPLFACEQPCVSPRFDQLPVTIDGRGWPISGSTKRRILSKSQLELSDEFAKLQQHAAFTPLLHIGWREVVAPRNRAKHYTVQAGQDFSTRFNSDGQLLSASAPQTADDAIDLSAENLSLFDVEQATAEQTPIEPSALWELEGGFRVYLQHYLYIESELILKRPVEVEQALTPEPVEPVAAAETQSKESAEPLNVPPNVAVAEVVDPNAEAPAVVVVTPDMQTSEQGALVKEFHTVEQLHSFKFDQKRRVRSGEIHYFDHPLMGMLVQIRRSPEAETQAELLEQPTNSVLEQSIELSEANALPEATDEEAALPELQ, encoded by the coding sequence ATGCGTCTAATTCTTAAAAGTGCCCTACAACTCTGCAGTCTGGCCGTCATCACCCTAAGCAGCATTCCCAGTTTTGCCGAAGAACCTCGCTGGTTTGATATTGAGGTTATCTTCTTTAAACGCAACATCGATGTGGCAAGTACTCAAGAATATTGGCCCCAGCCGCAACAAATCAATGTGAATACCAGCGAACCGCTGTTAGGCCCTTTGTTTGCTTGTGAGCAACCTTGTGTTAGCCCTAGATTTGACCAACTGCCTGTCACCATAGATGGCCGAGGTTGGCCGATAAGCGGCAGCACTAAGCGGCGCATACTCAGTAAATCACAATTAGAACTCAGTGATGAGTTTGCAAAACTCCAGCAACACGCCGCCTTTACTCCACTGCTACACATTGGTTGGCGAGAAGTAGTTGCACCGCGTAACCGCGCTAAGCACTATACCGTGCAAGCAGGTCAGGATTTTTCTACCCGCTTTAACAGCGATGGTCAGCTATTGTCTGCCAGTGCGCCGCAAACCGCCGACGACGCCATCGACTTAAGCGCAGAAAACTTGTCTTTGTTTGACGTAGAACAGGCAACAGCAGAACAAACGCCTATAGAGCCTAGCGCCCTGTGGGAGCTTGAAGGTGGTTTTCGTGTTTACCTTCAGCACTACCTGTATATAGAAAGTGAGCTGATTCTTAAACGCCCCGTAGAAGTGGAACAAGCCTTAACACCAGAGCCTGTAGAGCCAGTAGCCGCAGCAGAAACGCAGTCAAAAGAGAGCGCCGAACCGTTGAATGTTCCGCCCAACGTAGCAGTGGCCGAGGTGGTGGATCCAAATGCTGAAGCCCCTGCGGTGGTGGTAGTCACACCCGATATGCAAACATCGGAGCAAGGTGCGTTAGTTAAAGAGTTTCATACCGTTGAGCAACTACACAGCTTTAAGTTTGATCAAAAACGCCGCGTGCGCTCTGGCGAAATTCACTACTTCGATCACCCGCTAATGGGTATGTTGGTGCAAATTCGCCGCAGCCCTGAAGCCGAAACCCAAGCTGAATTATTGGAACAGCCTACTAACAGCGTGCTAGAGCAAAGCATAGAACTCAGCGAAGCCAACGCCTTGCCAGAGGCGACTGACGAAGAAGCGGCTTTGCCCGAACTTCAATAA
- a CDS encoding DUF2919 family protein, with the protein MFFANQTSVLFTCALLSRTWLLFAIAASSRQTGGDILSLLYPEHRWFYLGLAMGALPLSRLLLPRLWAKVSEKLQLWGLLVILVADISLQVHAINLNYWRFELLNAITLWLSLLLGFILLKAALSKQPTLAK; encoded by the coding sequence GTGTTTTTTGCTAATCAAACCAGCGTACTATTCACTTGTGCGCTACTCAGCCGAACCTGGTTGCTATTTGCCATAGCGGCCAGCTCTCGGCAGACTGGTGGTGACATACTAAGCCTACTCTACCCTGAACATCGCTGGTTTTACTTAGGGCTGGCTATGGGCGCCCTACCATTGAGCCGACTACTACTTCCCCGCTTATGGGCCAAAGTCTCGGAAAAACTACAACTGTGGGGGCTATTAGTAATACTAGTCGCCGATATTAGCCTGCAAGTACACGCCATCAATCTAAATTACTGGCGCTTTGAGTTACTCAACGCTATCACCCTGTGGCTAAGTTTACTGCTTGGCTTTATTTTGCTTAAAGCCGCTCTAAGCAAGCAGCCTACGCTTGCCAAATAA
- a CDS encoding TIGR02594 family protein: MTSKVPAHLRHIEAYSTRAALFCFAPWMKTAYKELGQSEVPGFKANPRIIQYFSASNFWGKDDSGGKNAWCASFVAWVMKKHGYTPVKNAFRAKSWENFGKTISTPVQGAIAIKSRKGGGHVGFVVGQSATGQYLFILGGNQGDKVSIAKYKTSVWDTFVVPAGFDESTGRLPIYTSPAVLASTEA, encoded by the coding sequence ATGACAAGCAAAGTTCCAGCGCATCTTCGGCATATCGAGGCATACTCGACACGAGCTGCGCTATTTTGTTTTGCTCCGTGGATGAAAACTGCATATAAAGAATTAGGACAAAGTGAAGTTCCTGGGTTCAAAGCAAATCCACGAATAATTCAGTATTTTTCTGCGTCAAATTTTTGGGGAAAAGATGACTCAGGCGGTAAAAATGCGTGGTGTGCTTCTTTTGTTGCTTGGGTAATGAAAAAGCATGGTTACACTCCTGTGAAAAATGCATTTCGTGCTAAGTCTTGGGAAAATTTTGGCAAAACAATTTCGACTCCAGTTCAGGGGGCAATTGCAATAAAAAGTAGAAAAGGAGGTGGGCATGTTGGTTTTGTTGTAGGTCAAAGCGCAACAGGTCAATATCTTTTCATATTAGGTGGTAATCAAGGTGATAAAGTAAGCATTGCTAAATATAAGACCAGTGTTTGGGATACATTTGTTGTTCCCGCAGGTTTTGATGAGTCGACTGGCCGGCTACCCATATACACATCTCCGGCAGTGCTGGCAAGCACGGAGGCTTAA